AAGCACACTGtgcagcaggtggccacacaaaTGCCTGCACACCTGCAGGACTCAGAGCAAAGACCCTGTCAAAGGAGGAAGAGACCCAGGGCTTGGGGACAGGCGATAGGAACAGAGGAAGCAACAGGAGCCATGTGCATGTTCTGTGACTGTGGCCACTGCGTGGCTACCCCATCTAGCTAGAAGTGCAACCTTCTGTGACCCCACCCCACCATGCCCTTGACCACAGTAGTGGCCAGCAGAAAAGGTaggtgtgagagtgtgtgtgagaggaaGAGTaagtgtgtgcgcgcgcgcatggGCTAACATATAGCCCCCAGGGAGTCTCCTGGTTCAGAGTCCTCAGACAGCTCACCTCTGGCCCCTGAACCTCTTGCTGACCCAGGCTTGAGACACAGCTCAGGGCCAGCAGCTCCACCCTCAGCCCAGCACTACAGACCTGATGAGCCCATGCTTGTAGTGCTGATCCTTACAGGATGTCCTCAGGGGCCCCCCATTGTCTCCCACAATGAGCAGCCAGGCTGGACCTCCTGGGTAAACATGGCATGTGTGGGCACCTACTTGGAGAAGATAACCATCAGCTTTCTCCGGCTCCTCCGTGGCTCCGCATCCTCGTCAAACCCGTCCATGTCTTTCCCCAGGAAGACCTCCTGGTGGAAGTCCTTGTTAAGGTGCCCGTCCATCTCCAGCTTCACCCCATTCAGGTGGTCTGGGGGCAGGATCTCGTTCTCCTCCCTGTTGACTGCCCTCTCCCGAGTGGAAGAGTGGTTGGCGGGTCGAGCAGATGCGTCCATCAGAAGGATAACGCCCAGGAACCAGAGGCAGTGTGCAGCCAGGCCACAGAGGGGAGCCTGCCTGGACACCATCGCTGTGAGCCAGAAAGGGCGGACAGCTGGTAATGTGCAGGCCAGGAGCTGGACACAGGGGAGCTGCAGAAGGCCGTGGATCCGAGCAAAGCCCCAGGCACCACCAAGGGCTGAGGCACGGGTTGAGGCCCAGGGCCCAGAGCCTCCAGACCTTGAAAAGCAGTTAATGGtctagaaaaaaacagagatccaCCATTTAGTgcaactcagcaaacacttcagCAAACATGCTCATCTTACAGCCAGAGGCAGAGGTCCTCATTCACAGGATCAGGACCACGAGTGCTGATGGAACTTTGCAGTGctaatggaacccaggggtaggCAAACACtgtcattgagctacagccctaacCTCCTCCCTGCTTTTTTAAGGACCCTAGGTCTCAGCCAGGCAtgtggctcacgcctataatcccaatggcctgggaggctgtggcaggaggatcacaagttcaaagccagcctcagcaacttagcaaggccctaagcaactaagcaagaccctgtctcaaaaaataaaaagggctggggatgtggctcagtggcgaagcacccctgggttcaatccccgggtTTCCAGCCGTCTCTTGCTGAAAGCGGTCAACTACCCCATGACAACGGTACAACCTGCCGACACAGCCTGACTCTACCCCTCCTCCTCCGACATGTACCTGGGGGCTAATCACTCACTGTCCAGGTTCTGACTTGAACACTCTAGAGCTCCATTACCGTGGCTAAGTCACCTGACCTTTCTGACCTCAAGTGTTTCACTGAACACCATGAAGCTCACCACCCCACACATGGGGACCCTAATGCAGAGTGCTGGCAAACTCTCCCCCTCACCCAGGAGGGATCCAGCCCCTACTCCCTTCACACTGTAATGACCGGCCCCTGTACACACGTGCAGATACACATCCCTCTATGCACGTGTGACCCAATACACACATCCTCATTCACATCTATTGGGGAACACCAGGAAGGTGTTTCATGTGCCCATGAAATCTGTCCACCTGGCCAACCCCTGCTAGCCCTTCCAGGTACCTCTGTGCATTGTGGCATCTCCTGCTCTACAGTTCTGTGGATCCTAGTGGGGTACCTTACGCAGCCTCTGTCTCCTAGAACTACCACGCTCTCTGCACACACCAGACACTCAGCAAGTGCTGCCTCTGGAGACATCAACAGCAGAGATGCTGCTCTCAaggtggtgggtggtggtggcATGCAGCCTGCCAAGAGCCACAAGCTGAAGGGACCTGGGGTCTCCAAGGAGAGAACTCAAGCCTGCCCTGCTGCTTCCTGGGGCAAGGACCAAGACAGCTGTCTTCTGGTGTTGACTTCATTAACCACTGATAGAGACACACCCAGGTGCCAGGAGCTGAGCTCTGCTCCCTGACACCATCAAGTCAGTTCTCAAGCCTACATTTTTTTGGAActgagggttgaatccagggtgttctaccactgagctacatccccagcccttttcattttattttgagacaaggtaagttgcccaggctgttctcaaactgcctcagccccctggaattacaggcctgcaccaccacacccagcttgatcCTATGTATTTTGATGAATCATAAGGAAACTGGTACTTACACAACATTTAGTGAAAAGTAACTCAAATAATCACAAATATCAGGAGTCCATCCAGTGAAATTTCTCCTGGGTTCTCAGCAGCTACTCATCTTAACGTGAAAGCAGCACCAGGACTGAACCAGTCGGAAGCTCACTTCCTAGCCTCTCCAGTCCGGAATGGGACTTCCTAAGGAGCAGGGCTCCATGCGTCACTTCCCCACGAGGACTCCTTCCCACCCACAGAAGCTGGAAGCACCTAAGAGGGTCTGTCAACCGCGTCCCAAAACGTTAACATCTGCCTGGACTCTTCCAAGAGATGGGGCCACACTCAGATAAACTTCCAAGACGGCACGTTCTACAACGTTTTACTGATCGCTCTGCGCCCCTCCTGGCCCCGGTTCCTCGGTCCCGCGTGACTGTGCCACTGGTGTGGAAGGGACAGCAGTGCGGGGGCGCGGCGCGCTCCCCCGGACGGACGGGGCTGCAGTTCTGGGGCCGGCTGCGGCCGCACTCATGCGCAACAAGGATCCAGAGACCGAGCCACAGTCGGGGCTCTGCGCTCGGCTCCAGGCTCCGAGCCCCGCCGCCGGGTGGACGTGCACGGAGGCGGCAGGAGTCGGGGCAGCCGAGCCCAGCCTCGGCTTCCCGCGGGCCCGAGGACGCCGGCCAAGCCACCTCAGTCCGCGAACCCAGACCCGGAGCGGACAAAGCGCCTCGACCTCCGGACGCGCACTCGCGAGCCGCTGAGCGCTTCCGGCACAGCCCTCACTCACCGCCTCCTGCACGCGCCGGTCCCGGAGCGCAGCGGAGCGCTACCGCCGCTAGCCACCTCGGCTCAGGCCGCCGCCATCTTTCTTCCGGGAAGAGGCGGGCCAGCCATCGGGCCGTCGGGGACGCGGGCGCCGCCATCTTTCCCCCGGGCGGAAGCACCCGCGCGGACGTTCCGAGGCAGCCAATGAGAGTAGCATGCGGGAACACGTGATGAGTGTCCTGGCTCCGCCCTCCCCACCCCGGTAAAAGGCCGGACCTAAGCACTACCGAACTCGCTGCCTCAGGGCGACTTCCGCCCACGGCCCGCCGCCCGGTGGAGCACCCAAGGGAGGCCCACACGCCCGGGAGTGTCGTGCGCACGCGTCGCCCCCTCGGCGCCACGCCTGCGCATTCAGCGCGGCTGCTGCCGCGATGAGACTTCCGCGGCGCGCGTGGCGGCGCCGGGCGGCGCTGGGCCTGGGCGGCCTCGCGCTTTGCTGCGTCGCGCTGCTGTATCTGGCGCGCTGCGCGTCCCAGGCAACCGCTCCCGACGCCGCCTCGGCGCCCCGCGCCGCCGCCTTTTTGGCCGTCCTGGTGGCCAGCGCGCCCCGCGCCGCCGAGCGCCGTACCGCTGTGCGCAGCACGTGGCTGTCGACGGTGCGGCGCGGCGGCACCGGCGACGTGTGGGCGCGCTTCGCCGTGGGCACGGGCGGTCTGGGCGCGGAGCAGCGGCGCGCCCTGGAGCGTGAGCAGGAGCGGCACGGAGACTTGCTGCTGCTGCCCGCACTCCGCGACGCCTACGAGAACCTCACCGCCAAGGTGCTGGCCATGCTGGCCTGGCTAGACGAACACGTGGCCTTCGAGTTCGTGCTCAAGGCAGACGACGACTCGTTTGCTCGGCTGGACGCGCTGCTGGCCGAGCTCCGCGCGCGCGAGCCcgcgcgccgccgccgcctctaCTGGGGTTTCTTCTCGGGTCGCGGGCGCGTCAAGCCCGGAGGTCGCTGGCGCGAGGCTGCGTGGCAACTCTGTGACTACTATCTCCCCTACGCGCTGGGCGGGGGCTACGTGCTCTCGGCGGACCTGGTCCATTACCTGCGCCTCAGCCGCGAGTATCTGCGCGCGTGGCATAGTGAGGACGTGTCTCTGGGCGCCTGGCTGGCACCGGTGGATGTACAGCGGGAGCACGACCCGCGCTTCGACACCGAGTACAAGTCGCGCGGCTGCAGCAACCAGTATCTGGTGACACACAAGCAGAGCCCGGAGGACATGCTAGAGAAGCAGCAGATGCTGCTACGCGAAGGCCGGCTCTGCAAGCGCGAGGTGCAGCTGCGCCTCTCCTATGTCTATGACTGGTCGGCGCCACCTTCGCAGTGCTGTCAGCGGAAGGAGGGCATCCCCTGAGTCCCAGGGACACAAACTGATCTGCCAGGCCCTCTAGAAGTACCTGGCTTATGCGGTGACAGTGGATGCCAGGCGGCAGCAAACAACACCTAGCCCCCTTCACCCCAACCGCACGCCCAAGTTGTGCGCTTTTGTGGCCACGTTTGTGGTCCTAACCAAGAACATCTTGGGGATTCGGAGACTCCTGGAGGTGCTGCATAATGCAGCTCCTCCTACCCCTGGTCTTGGCCTGCATTTGCCCAGCCTAGCTGCTGCTTCCCATTGGGTGAGGGCAGGAGGAACCTCCCTGGCCCCTGGGGCCAGCAGCTCCCCTCACCTGCGGCCCAACTGTCACCATCCAAAGCTGTCACTGCATTATTTGGATAGGTCACACTCTTGTGTCTTGTCAGTTGTGGCTGTCACATGTCAGATTTGAATTGGTTTAACATCAATTAGCTTTAATGGCATTTTGATCTGTTTCTTGAGTGAGTTCATGGTAAATACAATTCAGTGGTTGCCTGTGACCTGTTTGTAAGTATTGTACATTTGTGTCAATGAGAGTTCCACACAGACGGTGTGCAGGTCTCTTTTTActgttatttaagaaaaatatttttatttcagaacttgGAGTTTGTGGGTTAATCTGTCAAGTAACTTGAGTGGATGACTAGGCCCCTGTATGTTAAACACAGAAGAATTTTAAGCTgtctgtttttaaagttttcacaCAGGTCAGTTGTGTGTCTGTTTCTGAACAGACTTTCCGTCTAAGGTTCCCACACAGGCCTTCAGATTCCTGGTTGCCCAGACTTGGCACCATTCTGAGGAATCCCAGCCCTTGGAGTGTTGACCAGGACTTACACACTGGCACACTGGCCACAGGAACCACCATATTTTCAACATCCCTCATCCGTCCCTGTTTTTAGACCCATTGAGTATGAAAAGctggggctgggatatggctcagtgttgaAGCACTTGACTaacgtgtgcaaggccctgggctccacacacacaaaaatgaaaactggtTGTTTCATGAGGTGACAGATGGTTGGAGCCACTGCAGCCTCCAACCTGTTTGGAGTTCTCGAGCTGTGAATTTCAGGCACaggattgggttattttgttgaAAGGTGGTGAAGGGGGTCTGTGGCCAGCAATCTGAAGACTTATCTCCCACCCCAGAGCATGGGGCCAGACTGTCCCAGGCTGCAGGGTTGAGAGGAGGTAGAGCCGGCAGTGTCCAGCAGGCCCCTGAAGCCAGGATGAACACTTGGCCTGTACATCATTCCTAGATGGGACTGGAAGAATCAGTGCAGCAGAAGGGCCCTGCCCACTGAGGGGGTGCAAGATCCCCAAGGGTGTTGGTAACGCAGGACCCAGATAACTACTTGCCGTTTTCACCTGGGGTCTCTCGTCTGGACCCTAGAATCAGTTGAGCAGCTGCTGGCCTATCTCCACTGttcaggggaagaaaaggagccTGGAGAGACTGCAGACTCCAAGGACCACATGGCCTGGGGCAGGGCCAGGACTTGAGCCAGGGCTGCACTCTCCTCTGCAGTACTCCAGAGAGCACCACGGGCATCATATGCCCGAGACGTCCACACGTGCATTGTTCAGGGAATATTTAGGGAAGATTCCTGAGGCCAGGCCCTGGGCCTGTGCATTCCTGTGGGCAGGGCTGTGAGCTTTAGGATTCGGACTAACCACATGGAGTTGCCAGTGTGCAGCAGGTTTTGACCTGCAAGGGTGAGGGTCTTGAATCCAACTTGGAACACCAAGTTTGTCAAAGCAGAACAAAGCCTACTTTAGTTGATGCCCCACATTCACATTGTATCAGTGCAGTATCAGGACTTGGGACCTAAGACTGAAGCCTGGCACAGATGGAGTGGCCATAGCCACCTGTTGTCCTGGTCCTGGAGATGGGGACATAGCGTCAGGGCCTTAGGAGGCAAGGGGCTTGAGATACTTAGGCTTGCAAGGCAGGGTGCGCAGTTGAGCACTGGGACACCTGGGGGCTCAGAGGACAGCACTCCTTTTCTGCCCCCCATGTTGGCATGGAGGCACCTGCATGCAGAGTGGGTCCTCCCAAGGCACCCATCCACCCAGACCTTTTCAGAATAGCCCAAAGGAGGCAAaattgtgaggggaaaaaaaaaaattctagcatcCTCAAGCAAACAAAGTGCTTTTGAGGGACCATAGCCCAGCCTCCCAGGGATCTCTGTTCCTGGGACCCTGAAGCCCCAGcagccctgctcccctccccccgACCATCAACTGGCCTCTGTGGGCACTGTTCCCTCTCCTTTGGCACTGCCAGCCCCCCTCAGCTCTGTTTCCACAAGTGTGTCCTCCTCTCGGCTCCCCACACCAATCACACCACCCAACGCTGAAACCATCCTGGGACGTCCCACTGCTTCCTGGGGCCTGTGCGTTACCCCATATGCCTGGAATTCCTTCAGTATGGCATGACTCTCTGGACCCCCTCATCCCTTCCTCCCTGGGGATCCCCACAGGGGGTGGGCTTACAAGGAGGGTGGCTGAGGCCCAGGGCACTATGGGGAGAAGTCAGGGAAggcaggtgcagaagaatccagAAGGCCGGGTTCCCTGAACTCTCCCGTCCTGCTTCCTGCCAGACTCAGGCTCGACACTGGCCTGGCCAGCAGCATCTCCATGGGCTGAGGCTGGCACCTGGCTCCAGTGGGGCCACAAAGGAGGTCCACAGCCAGAGTTCGTCAGCAGCACTGGGAGCCCTGTCCCATCTTAGCTGCCCCTGGAGCTGAGTGCAGCATGAAGCTGGGGAACAGCCAGGAGCTGTGGAGTGTGCCTGTAGGAGCCTGGACAGTGGCCATCTCCATTCTCCAGAGTGAACACTATAAGCAGAGCCCACCCTCTGAGCCAAGGTCTGGTGGGGCAGGAGCCCAAGCAGAGCCCATGTCCAGCTCCACCTCCCACTAATCTGGAGCCTGACCCAGCCTCTGACCAGAGAGGGAGGTGACCCAAGCCCTAGCCCTCCCTACAGTGGCGTCTGAAGGTCTCGGCTGGCCCAGCCTCCCCCGAGGGGCCCCACACTCCCAGCCACCACCTCTGATCCCCAGAGGAAGTGACATGATGGATGGCCACGCCAGCTCAAGTCCCTGTGGGCGGTGACAGAGGGTCAACGACTCACCCTCCAACCATGTCCCAGTCAGGCTTCCCAGCCCCAGAGAAAGATCCACACACAGCCGTCTGGAAGTATTTCCAAGAGTCAGGCCTCAGTACATCCTGCCGCTGAGGGAGCCCTTGGGGTTGATGTGGGTCTGCAGGCCTGGGGGCCTTCAGGGAAGGGTTTGGGGCTAGGGTGGACACAGGCCTAGGGGACTGAGTGGAGCTCATGGAGACACTTCACTGTGGAAAGGAGTTGCTGGGCCTCCAACCCCTGACTTCTCGTTTGCTCTGCCCTGGCTGCCACCTTGCACACCCATGTCCCAGCAGGGCAGTCTCAGGGCTGTGGGTACAGGTGAAGGCAGGAGCCCCACCGGGCCAGGCGGGCCATGCGTATGACATGCCCGCTGTTGCAAAACTGATGTTATCACACCGGAAGAACCCGTGAGTCACTGCCCCACAGGAGGGGCAGTGCCCTAAATCCTCCCAAACAAAGACCCTTTGTCCCCAGACTCCACACCAGGCCCACCCAAACAACCACCAGGTGCACAGCGGGCAGGCATGCCCATAGTGACACTGTGCTGGCAGGCCAGGGGCATGTGGCCCACACCAACAATGCTCTCCAGCCCAAGTGCCAGGCTGCAGAAGACCTCAGGCGGCTGAAGTCCCAGCGATGGAATCCTGCCTGCGGCAGCAGCCTAACCTGGGAGCCCAGTCAGTGAACAGGATGGAGGCCATGGATGACCCGAGGTTCCTGCTGCCACCCAAGGGGCTTCTCCCCAAGACAGGGTGCCAGGAGCCCCTTGTTGGGGGTAAGAAGCCCCTCGCCTTTGACCCTTTCACCAAGCTTCCCCAGCCAGGGAGCACCAAATGCCCTGGGCAGCCATGACGGTGGGCCAGATTGAGGCTCTAGATAGCAACCTCTCTTCCTGGGGCCACCAGCCATCTCTATCCATAAGTCGGTAAGACTGGGTGCCAAGGGCCACTTCTGAGCTCGGTGACTCATCTGAAACCTGCCCCACGACTGTAGCACAGGGGCCTGGTAATTCTGGCCCTGAAGCAAGCCCTAGCTTCAGAGCAGAGACCCCTGGAAACAGAGACCCCACACACACTCCCTCCACAGAAACTCCAGACATTCAGGGGCACCTGTGTGGGGACACTGGGACACACCCTCAGGTTCCTGATGTCATCCGTGTGAACACTCAGCCATCAACTCGAGCACCCGGGACACTGACTGGAGAGGCACAGGCCATTCTTGGTCCGGGTCTGGGGTCCCTGGCTGTCACACCGAGGTGGCTGCAGGTGGAGCCGGGCACCGGGAGGGGCCCACCTCAGCTGGCCACCTGCCCGAGTGTGGGGCTCTGCAGCGCTGGCCTCGCTCTTGGTGTCTCTcatttcctggtctctctgtctGCCTCTCTCTGTGGGACCCCAGGTCCAAGTCTCTAGGGCTCCATCTTGAACACCACAATCCTTGGTCAAGAGGACCCACAGCCCAGAGAAGGGTGGTGGAGACCCCACCAGGTGCCGCCAGGCCATGGCAAGCCCACTGTCCTGGGAGGCTGCCTCTGGCCCTAGCTCACTCTGCCCAGGGTGGGGCTGCCGCTCCTAGCGGGGCAGAGAAGGGAGGTGTGGACTAGCGATTCAGGGCTGGGCCGGCAGGAGCCCCTGGAAATCAGATGTGAGTGGGGTATCTGCGTCCCAGGGCTCCTGCGTCTCATGGCACTGCAGACATGACATGAGGACAGCATATGCCCAGGCCGTCCTCTCAAGTCTTGTTCTGCCTCCGCCAGGACTTGGGTCCTCAGTGCCTCCACCCATCTGCTCATAGTCCTTCCAATGTGGCCTTTCTCTCTATGGCCAGTGGGACTGGGGCTGCAGGGAAACCCCCGAGCTCCACCTGGGCCCAGTGAGGTGGGCTGCACCAGCAAGGGTCGTGACAGAATTGCAGGGGGCTCCCAAGTCTGGACTTCTTCACCTAGCCTGGGCCCCTGCGACTCATCAGGACCTCAGGAATTGGGAATTTGGGGTAGGGAAAGTCACCTGCCCGAAGCCTGGGCCCCCCAGGTAGCCCTCCCTTCTCAGCCTCCTGGATGggggacccaggggtgctccacacTGGCCCTTGCAGGTTGTCAGGGATATCCTGCCAAACCTGGCGGCAACTGCCGCAGTGAAGCAGAGACCCCTGCAAACAGGCCCAGCCCCTGACGCCACTCTGGGGGGATCAGGGAGAGAGGTGGGGATGGGTCAGTGGACAAGCCTGCTTGGTACTGCTTCCATGCCTGGCTGGACCAGCCTTCCCACTGCAGATCAGGCTTCAGGGAAGGGCCCTCCCCTGTCTTCCCAGATGAGTCAAGTCCCCGAGGAGGGGCCATAGCCTTGGGCACAGCCTCTTCCTGCCTACTGCTGCACCCCACACCCTGCCCAGAGCCTGCAGACACATCCCTCTGCCTGCTGGCTACCTCCCACCCTGACTCTGGGGGATGAT
This region of Ictidomys tridecemlineatus isolate mIctTri1 chromosome 11, mIctTri1.hap1, whole genome shotgun sequence genomic DNA includes:
- the B3galt6 gene encoding beta-1,3-galactosyltransferase 6, which encodes MRLPRRAWRRRAALGLGGLALCCVALLYLARCASQATAPDAASAPRAAAFLAVLVASAPRAAERRTAVRSTWLSTVRRGGTGDVWARFAVGTGGLGAEQRRALEREQERHGDLLLLPALRDAYENLTAKVLAMLAWLDEHVAFEFVLKADDDSFARLDALLAELRAREPARRRRLYWGFFSGRGRVKPGGRWREAAWQLCDYYLPYALGGGYVLSADLVHYLRLSREYLRAWHSEDVSLGAWLAPVDVQREHDPRFDTEYKSRGCSNQYLVTHKQSPEDMLEKQQMLLREGRLCKREVQLRLSYVYDWSAPPSQCCQRKEGIP